In Drosophila bipectinata strain 14024-0381.07 chromosome 2R, DbipHiC1v2, whole genome shotgun sequence, one genomic interval encodes:
- the Rcd6 gene encoding uncharacterized protein Rcd6, producing MNYQKASEKQSPSSLKKRPPGNGNSIQNFWNERIMERFIKANLFIICCVVAVLLLIVYLGAFSCEVSWILEAHGELPFAAYTLCSLYFVMFVATTILIHGLVSGLCWPLFAWSGIIGLLSIPELVFVMIMTTQHWGLQSVHGLTELTSYLIRLIINCFALICVIPTGIRWRRETQVLSQLQGLATRLSLQTPAPSVPMNKADSRRSSQRLSGFENAGYQLCDETTAKMPLGMGMNNQLAGSQAFGSQNEFNASMFAPALAQQFNNATLMQRGGAGGAPAGHRAQSLMDLRCTLPGMYNPRHVLDTEDKNAKYFNITIDDLKNNLQDSHRPSPPSLIGSASNDPIYCSIEPKQVTPPPAHQRGNRPRGSHKQPPPGKLSRNCVSLENLDGISKVQNDLTAYGNNLLQNYTQQQQYYLAMLLHQQQQQQQLLHQPGGIYRRPSNCSSTGGFAGTVLAQPLQRRGSTHSQQLQYYGGFGYANYANPYITANSKLSLGNESDDYRKYRDVAL from the exons ATGAATTATCAGAAGGCCAGTGAAAAGCAGTCGCCGTCCTCATTGAAGAAGCGGCCGCCGGGCAACGGCAATAGCATACAAAACTTTTGGAACGAACGCATTATGGAGCGCTTCATAAAGGCGAATCTATTCATTATTTGCTGCGTGGTTGCCGTTCTCTTGCTG ATCGTCTACCTGGGCGCCTTCTCGTGCGAGGTCTCTTGGATACTGGAGGCCCACGGCGAGCTGCCCTTCGCAGCCTACACTCTCTGTTCGCTCTACTTCGTCATGTTTGTGGCCACCACGATCCTCATCCACGGGCTGGTCAGTGGGCTGTGCTGGCCCCTCTTCGCCTGGTCGGGTATTATCGGTCTGCTCTCCATTCCCGAGTTGGTCTTCGTCATGATCATGACCACCCAGCACTGG GGCCTCCAATCGGTGCACGGGCTGACGGAGCTGACATCCTACCTGATCCGTCTAATCATCAACTGCTTCGCCCTGATCTGCGTTATTCCCACGGGCATTCGGTGGCGCCGGGAGACGCAGGTGCTCAGCCAGCTGCAGGGCTTGGCCACTCGCCTGTCCCTGCAGACGCCAGCGCCCAGTGTCCCGATGAACAAGGCGGACTCCCGCCGCTCCAGCCAGCGTCTGAGTGGCTTTGAGAATGCCGGCTACCAGCTATGCGACGAGACGACGGCCAAGATGCCactgggaatgggaatgaATAACCAGTTGGCCGGTAGCCAGGCTTTTGGATCGCAAAACGAGTTCAACGCCAGCATGTTTGCCCCAGCCTTGGCCCAGCAGTTCAACAATGCCACATTAATGCAGCGGGGTGGCGCTGGAGGAGCACCCGCTGGACATCGGGCCCAATCACTGATGGATCTGCGCTGCACTCTCCCAGGAATGTACAATCCACGTCATGTCTTGGACACTGAGGACAAGAACGCCAAATACTTCAACATCACCATCGACGACTTGAAGAATAATCTCCAGGACTCGCACCGACCCTCACCGCCCTCGTTGATTGGGTCGGCCAGCAATGATCCAATTTACTGTTCCATTGAGCCGAAGCAGGTTACACCTCCGCCTGCCCACCAGCGCGGTAATCGGCCTCGAGGCAGCCACAAACAGCCGCCTCCTGGCAAGCTATCCCGAAACTGCGTCTCCCTGGAGAACCTGGACGGGATCAGTAAGGTGCAGAACGACCTGACTGCCTACGGAAACAATCTCCTCCAAAACTacacccagcagcagcagtactATCTGGCCATGCTGCtccaccaacagcagcagcagcaacagctccTCCATCAGCCTGGTGGAATCTACAGAAGGCCCTCCAACTGCAGTTCCACGGGAGGATTTGCAGGAACGGTTCTGGCCCAGCCGCTGCAGCGTCGCGGATCCACTCACAGCCAGCAGCTGCAGTATTACGGGGGATTCGGCTATGCCAACTATGCCAATCCGTACATCACAGCCAACAGTAAACTGTCACTGGGTAATGAGTCCGACGACTACCGGAAGTATCGCGATGTAGCCCTTTGA